The Priestia koreensis genomic interval CCGTATTTACATATATGGGGCAGGGGGATCTTTTATCGTAGCAAATGATTTGGCACAAAAACTCCTGCGAATTAACCTACCTGTTTTTCAAGCGGCAGATATTCACCTACAGATGACGATGGCCGCTAACATGACAAAAGAAGACGTTCTTATTGTGATTTCAACGTCGGGAAAAACAAAGGAAATATTAGATTTGCTAACCGTTGCTTCTGAAAAAGGAACGTCGTCCATTCTGCTTACACAAAATGGACGCTCACCTGCGAGAAGGGTCGCAGATGTCGTATTAACTATTTCAGAAGAAGAGCACAACATCCGCATGGCAACCATGACGGCCCGTATTGCACAACTTGCCGTAATTGACACATTATTTATTTACCTTTGCATGAAAAAAGGTCCTGAAATATATGAACGAATCATTGATACACATCAAGTCGCACAGCGGCTTAAGCGATAAATACAAATGAATGTATGAGCACTTGCGACTATTTTAGCAAGTGCTTTTTTGTTTGTTACATAGGCGTTTTTCATATAAATTAGGGCAAACGCACAGGCAGATAAAAGTGAGCTTAATATTCTAAGAAAGAGATATTTTCTAAAAATAGCTCGGACACT includes:
- a CDS encoding MurR/RpiR family transcriptional regulator, with the translated sequence MRKIIRNQFDHYSASEQLIARYILDHPDQVVEMTTKQLAEASQSSEAAVIRFCKRTGINSFTDFKIELTKDLSANPISEQWDSPLNHEDNLGDIVNKVFVKTNQALQNTQKLLSLEEIERAVALLLKAPRIYIYGAGGSFIVANDLAQKLLRINLPVFQAADIHLQMTMAANMTKEDVLIVISTSGKTKEILDLLTVASEKGTSSILLTQNGRSPARRVADVVLTISEEEHNIRMATMTARIAQLAVIDTLFIYLCMKKGPEIYERIIDTHQVAQRLKR